The segment GTGAATTAAGAATGCAAAATATCTATCAACAACCAATTAAACTAGAACCCCATTTTTTAACCCCTGTTAGTAATCAACAGATATTAGGAAGAATGTTGACAAATTTAAAATATATATACTTAAATAGTCAGGAATATCCGAAAATGCTGAGAATCATTGAATTGTTACTGCTACTCTTTCCTAACCATCCGATAGAAATCCGTGATCGTGGTTTATTATATTATCAACTTCGACAATGGGAAAAAGCAACCTCTGACTTAGAATTATATTTATCCATTTTACCCACCGCACAAGATGAGGAAACTATCCGTCAACTTTTACAAAAAATGCGCTAAACTGATTAATACTTCCCCTAATTTAGAACCATTTTTAAAAGCTGTGTTTATAAGCATTGTCATTCCAACTTACAACCGCAAACCAATTTTAGAAAAATGTCTTCGTGCCTTAGAAAAACAGCAGTTAACTGATGCTAAAATTAGTGATTATGAAGTGGTTTTGGTGGATGATGGTTCCACAGATGGGACTTTAGAATGGTTGGCTAAACATCACGATGAGTTTCCTCATGTTTGTCCTTTTGCTCAAAATCATCTTGGCCCCGCAGCCGCTAGAAATTTAGGCGTAGAAAAGGCAAAAGGTGATATAATAATTTTCATAGACAGCGATCTTGTTGTAACTGAAAAGTTTTTGCAATCCCATGCTGATGCTTTGGCTAGTGGTGAGGAGGAATTAGGTCATGATCGCCTTTTTACTTATGGCTGGGTAATTAATACTTGTAATTTTGAAAATCCCACTTCGGAATCCTACAAAATTACTGATTTTTCTGCTGCTTACTTTGCGACGGGGAATGTAGCGATCGCTCGCAAATGGTTAGAGAAAGTTGGTTTATTTGATACAGGGTTTCAACTGTATGGATGGGAAGATTTAGAATTAGGGGTAAGATTAAAACAACTCGGACTAAAGTTAATTAAATGTCCCGAAGCAGTAGGCTATCATTGGCATCCTCCTTTTAATTTAGCACAAATTCCTAACTTAATTGATAGAGAGATTCAGCGAGGAAGAATGGGGGTGTTATTTTATCAAAAACATCCTACCTTTGAAGTGCGTCTGATGATTCAGATGACATTATTACATCGTATTTTGTGGGGAGT is part of the Crocosphaera sp. UHCC 0190 genome and harbors:
- a CDS encoding glycosyltransferase family 2 protein, which produces MFISIVIPTYNRKPILEKCLRALEKQQLTDAKISDYEVVLVDDGSTDGTLEWLAKHHDEFPHVCPFAQNHLGPAAARNLGVEKAKGDIIIFIDSDLVVTEKFLQSHADALASGEEELGHDRLFTYGWVINTCNFENPTSESYKITDFSAAYFATGNVAIARKWLEKVGLFDTGFQLYGWEDLELGVRLKQLGLKLIKCPEAVGYHWHPPFNLAQIPNLIDREIQRGRMGVLFYQKHPTFEVRLMIQMTLLHRILWGVLSLGGTLNERTLAPILQWLIDQGKPQLALEIARIFLNWYNVKGVYAAYDEFVKG